caacaaCTTAAATTCAATAGCATCCATCCGATTtgttgaaatatatattcagaatcggtGTAATCCCTGTGTtctgttcctgtaatgttataataaAAGAATTCtgtaacatacaccaaccacagaagtatgaagttgccggatatggtgaagagtaaaatcactgacttccttctgctctccatctctgggtcactgcgattctctcccttgctctgacccctcagtcccttacgaactcgactggccactaaaatgtgtctgactgtcagagagttgagcaacagaattaaagcaaatgggatcaatggggttaaaaTCATATCAAACCTGTCATatcccacccatccaggatcaGTATAAGAGCTTGGCTTCGTAttacagaaccacggtacattgtcgattatctctccaggttcatatgtaaagtagaagggaacattttttaaacagaacagaatgcaggttgttgctagaaccactgccgctgttttcttggtgcaatatttagttttcagcttctggcaacaaatggccacaaatcgatcaaaggtgaaagtgacggtgaaccagacagaacagtctatggctgCAAAACTAAGGACCCCGATAACACTACATACAGGGGTGATGTACAGGAAAGATCcctggaaataataataactgatctgcCACAGTATGAccccagtgataatgaccagtagatctgccgttgccatggccaccaggtagcgagtggtgcaggtggagaggccgcactttccccgggacaggatcacaatcgccagtaaattaactgtaagagagagaaaggaaaagagactggaaattactgatcaaacattctccgtgtctgacccagacagtaagggcaggattttagtaCCAAAAACAGGGCGATTGGAGGCAGGTCAGAGGAGTAAATTTTAAAATCTCAACCTGGACCCCAACTGACCTCCGacctgcccacttctgggtttaatgaAGTTGGGAAAGGGGACGGACAGACAACCGCTCCCAGGGGGCgagttggtaatttaaatatttcaatgaggctggaagtctctgattaaATCTGTTTAACAGTTTTAACTTGGATCGGCCTGGTTTCCCTGTTTAAACTCCGAGCTGCCCACTTAAACCGGAGAACCAgagaaaaagtgcagcacagaaggaggccattcagccagtcgtgtccgtgccagccgaacaAACTAgtccctaatctaatcccaccgtccagcaCCTAGTACAtagcttgcaggttacagcacttcaggtgcatgtccaggtaccttttaaaagaatcgagggtttctgcctccaccaccattcctggaagtaaattcctgacacccaccaccctctggctacaaatgtttttcctcatttcctcTCCAATCCTtcccccaatcaccttaaatctgtgtccccaggtaattgacctctccgctaggggaaagaggtccttcctgtctactctatctaggcccctcataatttttcatatcttaattaagtcaccccttggcctcctctgttctaaggaaaacaaccctagcctatccaatctttcctcatagctgcaactttcaagcactggtaacattcttgtaaatctcctctgtactctttccagagcaattctgtccttcctgtaatgtggtgaacacaactgtacgcaatactccagctgtggcctaaccagcgttttatactgttccagcattacatccctgcttttgtattctataccttggccaataaaggaaagcattccatgtgccttcttcaccactctatctacctgtcttgccaccttcaaggacctgtggacatgcactccaaggtctctcacttcttctacccctctctgtatcctcctgtttattgtgtattccttcgctttatttgccctccccaaatgcaatacctcacacttctctggattgaattccatttgccacttttctgcccacccaaTAAAACCATTTATATCATTCTGGAGTCAACAGCTATCTTCACTATCCACTCTttggccaatttttatgtcatcagcaaatttctcaatcatgcctcccacattttagtccaaatcattaatatataccacaaagagcaagggaccaagcactgagccctgtggaacaccactggaaacagctttccatttgcaaaaacatctgttgactactaccctttgtttcctatcctTGAGCCAATTCTGGATATAAGCTGCCCCATTCCAccatatcccatgggctttcattttacctaccagtctgccatgcaggtcttgtcaaatgccttactagaatccatgtagaccacatcctctGCACTATCCACATCAatcatccttgttacttcctcaaaaaactcaatttacTTCGTAAGACATGACCTACCGCTAAGAaatccattctgactatccctaattaacctgtgcctttctatgtgGTAGTTTATTATGTACCTCTGAATTGATTTTAACCATTtacccaccagcgaggtcagactgactggcctgtaattatttggctgatccctcgcaccctttttaaacaatggtgcaaagtgggcagacctccaatcgtctggtacctcgcctgtacctagtgaggatttgagaatgatcctcagcgcatccgctatttcctctctggcttcatttaacaacctaggatgcaatccatccggccctagtgatttatccactttcaaggatgccagaccctcttgtacttccactctcattttgCTTATCCTGTCTAAAatttcatactcctcctctttaactacaatgtctgcatcaaccctctcctttgtgaagacagagacaaaaaactcattaagggcctgcccacatcttctacatccacgcataagttcccttgtatatctctgatcggccctaacctttcttagttatcctcttgctcttaatgtgctggtaaaacatcttcaggttttccttgattatacctgctaataatttttcatgtcctctctttgcttttctaatttccttttttacttcacccctgcactttctcctCCTCTAGGCTTTCCAAAGTATTACAATTTTTTTGATTGTcattagctttctttttctgctttaacttaccctgtaagcttgtagataaccgggggctcaagatttgacagtaccacccattatctttgtgaggacatgcctacactgtgtctggagtatctcgcttttgaatgcctcccactggtttgccagtgGATTccttgtatccagtccactttcaccaggtcacctatcaatttcgtaaaatttgccttcccccaatttagaatgtttaatcctgttctatctttgtccttttccatgattatgctaaaactaaatgtattatggtcactatctccaaaatcgtcacccactgttacttcatccacttgcccagctttattaccaaagactaaatccagaattgcGTCCCCTCCCATTGGACTtgctacatgctggctaaaaaagttctcatgAACAAATTTCAAGAACGTTATCCCCTCTGTGCccgtcacactgtttgtatcccaaaggcatgacagacccagcagaggtgttggcacagtggtatacagtcgggagggagttgacctgcgagtcctcaacattgaattgAAAGCCAATtatgtctcatggcattaggtcaaacatgggcaaggaaacctgctgcagATTAACACCTGCCGCCCCCTCTCGGTGATGAATCagagcttctccatgttgaacaccaattggaacaaGCACTGAGGGTTACAAGGGCacaagaatgtactctggatggaggacttcaatgtccatcaacaagagttgctttgtagcaccactactgaccgagtcctcaTGGACATAACTACTAGACTgggctgtggcaggtggtgagggaaccaacaagagagaaaaaacatacttgacctcatcctcagcaatctgcctgctgcagatgcatctgtctatgacagtattggtaggagtgaccaccgcacagtccttgtggagacgaagtcccgtcttcacattgaggataccctaaatcatgttgtgtggcactaccagcatgctaaatgggatcgatttcgaacagatctagcaatgcaaaacggggcatccatgaggcacagtggGCCCTTATCAACAGCAAcagcattgtattcaaccacaatctatacccTCATGGTCAGGAATATCTTTACCATTTACCACTTTACCATTGCCATCAAGTCAAGGAACCAACCCtgatttaatgaagagtgcaggaggacatgccaggagcagcaccaggcatacctatttgtgtgccaaacagcggaagcagcatgtaatacacagagctaagcgatcccacaaccaacggatcagatctaagctctacagtcctgccacatccagtcatgaatggtgatggacaattaaacaactaacaacagAAGGAGGAggttccataaatatccccatcctcaatgatgggggagcccagcacatcagtgcaaaagacaaggctgaagcattgcttccatcttcagccagaaatgtcaagtggatgatttatctcggcctcctcctgaggttcccagcatcacagatgtcagactttagccaatctgattcactccacatgaaattaagaaatggctgaaggcactggatactgcataggctgtgggccttgacaatataccggcaatagtactgaagactcgcGCTCCACAATTTGCCAcgtccgtagccaagctgttccagtacagctacaacactggcatctgcccggcaatgtggaaagttgcccaagtatgtcctgtacataaaaagcaggacaaatccaacccaggcaattaccaccccatcagtctactctcgatcatcagcaaaatgatggaaggggtcatcaacagtgctatcaagcagcactttctcagcaataacctgcttagttttGGTTcccccagggccaatcagctcctgaccacatcccagccttggtccaaacatggataaaagaactgaactcaagaggtgaggtgagagtgactgccattgacatcaaggcagcatttgaccgagtgtggcatcaaggattctgagcaaaattggagtcgatgggaatcagggagaaaactcaccACATGTTGAAGTTATTCCTAGcataaagggagatggttgtggttgttggaggtccatcatctcagtcccaggacatcgttgcaggagttcctcagggtagtgtcctcggcataaccatcttcagctgtttcatcaatgacctttcctacattgtaaggtcagaaatggggatgttggatgataattgcacagtggtaaccactattcgtgactcctcagatactaaatcaTCCCGTGTCCAGAGGCAGTATTGTccttgacaatatccaggattgggctgataattggtaagtaacattcactctgcacaactgccaggcaatgacaatctcaaacaagagaaaatctaaccatctccccttaatgttcaatggcattaccatcagtgaatcccccactatcaacatcctggaggtgaccattgaccacaaactgaactggaccagccacataaatgctgtggctaaaagagcaggacagaggctgggaattctctggtgagtagctcacctcctggctccacaatgcctgtccatcatctgtaagacacaagtcaggagtgttttggaatattCTCCATTGGCCTGGATTGATGCAGCtcaaacaacaatcaagaagctcgacaccattaagGAAAATGCAGCCCACTTATTTGGCACCCCAttaacaaacattcacaccctccaccaccgatgcactgtggcagcagtgttttccatctacaagatgcaatgcagaaactcctcaaggctctttcgacaacaccttccaaacctgtgatctctaccatttagaaggacaaaggcagaaaatgcatgggaacaccactacctgcaagttcctctccaagtcacacaccaacctgacttggaactatatcaccgttccatcactgttgctgtgtcaaaatcctggaactcccttcctcacagcactgtgggtgtacctaccccacatggactgcaacagctcaagaaggtagctcaccaccaccttctcaaggataactagggatggacaataaatgctggcctggccagcgacacccacattccatgaacaattaAAAAATAACCCACCCCGTCCCTGCCTGGAACCAATTTCtaggataggagacccctccccaggGTTGGGGATCAGACTCtagactccccctcccctcccgctcCTCATCCCCTGACTCGGAAAACACTGCTGGATAGGAGACCCCCCGCAGGGTTCCGGATTGAGACACAAGCGATCCGGATGtaaccactctctctccctctggagatggtgattggacACCCCTCGATATCAGGCATCTCCCCCAAAACACCAGGGTCAGTATTTGGACCGCCCTGGTCCggaggcctgctccagagtccgccctgcccgactggaagtcaagcctgtcaatcaggctggcttcagggcggggaacctgtcaaggataaaagaaACAGTcagtggagttaaaactctgaactcccctccccacctatgtcactcacccctgttaatatccaggaataaacattggagtaaaaacaaaatactgaaaatgatgtaaatctgataaaaataggagaatgttgaaaacactcagcagatcaggcagcatctgtggagcaagaaacagagttaatgtttcaggctgataggctttcatcagaactggaagatattagagattaacagttttaaagcaatcatgtagtcagtgaaaagtggggtatagggggaggaaagaacaaaaaggaaggtctgtgatggggaggagggcaggagtgattcaatgataaaagggatgatggtacaaggtgaatgggacaattaaagaaacagaggatgggtccagaggaggtgtaaatggttacagaagaataacagagggagaggggagcatggaaaatctggcaaagaggagaaggctccagtggcctggaaaagtgatggagaatggtgggtaggccccaggggtgtggaccagcctggagctttgtaccaataggggatccccacgccaagcaccagcccacaccccctccactcccagtgactctgctgcagccatcctccattaccagcacaggccgtCCCAGAAAGTGGGAGCAATGAAAGACATTAAAATACCTAATTGAAAAATACAATATTGTTCCTCATTGAACCtcagtggaagagtgtaggaggtcagagacagagaggtcagagtgggagtgggatgtagaattaaaatgccaagtgaccagaagttcagggtcacacttgcagactgaatggaggaactcagcaaagcaatcactcaatctgtgtttgctcctctcccaatgtccaggagatcccatcgtgagcagcgaatactgttaaGAAATTGAAAGATGtccaatcactgtttcacctggaaggagtgtttggggccttggacagtgggaagggaggaggtaaaagggcaggtgttacatctcctgtgtttgcatgggaaagtgcctggGGAGgaggagctgatgttgggggtgattgaggagtggatcagggtgtcacaatgagtgtGGAGAAGGgagggagcagaatatatgtttaGTGGTGGagttagctggatgtggcagaaatgttggaggatgatgtgttgagtgtggaggctggtggggtggatggtgaggacaaggggaatgttATAAAGCttctggcagggagggaaggggtgaaggcagtaatgtgagaaatgggatggacacggtcgagggccctgttaatAATGAAGAAATTTCAGacgcactggtgtggaaggtagcatcgtcagaacagatggaacggaggtggagaaactgggagaatggaacagagtctttccaggaagacgggtgggaggaagtataatcaaggtagctgtgggagtcgcttCGATTAcagtagatattggtggacagccaatcccctgaaatggagttggagaagtcagggaagggaagggaagtgtcacagatggaccatgtgaagacgagggaggggtggaaattagaagcaatgttGATGTAcctttccagttcaaggcaaaagaaggaaatgacaccagcacaATCATCAAGGTATCAGAGaaatatgtgaaggaggggagctgagtaggattGGTACAAAGAA
The nucleotide sequence above comes from Heterodontus francisci isolate sHetFra1 chromosome 29, sHetFra1.hap1, whole genome shotgun sequence. Encoded proteins:
- the LOC137345781 gene encoding probable G-protein coupled receptor 139 translates to MTTFGKREKQNAVWFQSHFEELERIIAAQRTALLNYKKAPSELASAALKVPRPEASLIDRLDFQSGRADSGAGLRTRAYMLLPLFGTQIGMPVNLLAIVILSRGKCGLSTCTTRYLVAMATADLLVIITGVILWQISYYYFQGSFLYITPVCSVIGVLSFAAIDCSVWFTVTFTFDRFVAICCQKLKTKYCTKKTAAVVLATTCILFCLKNVPFYFTYEPGEIIDNVPWFCNTKPSSYTDPGWVGYDRFDMILTPLIPFALILLLNSLTVRHILVASRVRKGLRGQSKGENRSDPEMESRRKSVILLFTISGNFILLWLVYVTEFFYYNITGTEHRDYTDSEYIFQQIGWMLLNLSCCTNTFIYGATQSKFREQVKSAVKYPVKSIIHLMNKQNN